In Microbulbifer celer, a single window of DNA contains:
- a CDS encoding LysM peptidoglycan-binding domain-containing protein yields the protein MKKIILAAAATLLATFGLQAQDARLKPDHPDTYVVEKGDTLWDISGRFLTQPWYWPEIWQVNPQVENPHLIYPGDRLNLVYVDGQPRLELERAPTAYKLSPTSNNRLGPAVRREPIDSAIPAIPLDAINAFLSRTRIVGPHAFEGVPYVISGEDQRILMGAGEKIYARGDFREPLASYGLYRPGPVYADPYTGEDLGQQALDVGSVDLRQLDPDSGNREFAVATLDVTRTSRDIRLEDRLLPVEERSIAALFQPSAPAVPVDGVILGVEEGVTQIAKYDVVAINRGLREGLDAGSVLAIYKRGATVRDRIARQNVKLPDERAGLLMVFRSFEKMSLGLVLEADKPLEVMDLVRNP from the coding sequence ATGAAAAAAATAATCCTGGCCGCCGCCGCAACCCTGCTGGCGACCTTTGGCCTGCAGGCGCAAGACGCGCGCCTGAAGCCCGACCACCCGGACACCTACGTGGTGGAAAAAGGTGACACCCTGTGGGATATCTCCGGGCGCTTCCTCACCCAGCCCTGGTACTGGCCGGAAATCTGGCAGGTGAACCCTCAGGTCGAAAACCCCCACCTGATTTATCCCGGCGACCGCCTGAACCTGGTGTACGTGGACGGTCAGCCGCGCCTCGAGCTCGAGCGGGCGCCCACCGCCTACAAGCTGAGCCCCACCAGCAACAACCGCCTCGGCCCCGCCGTGCGCCGCGAGCCCATCGACAGCGCCATCCCCGCGATTCCGCTGGATGCCATCAACGCCTTCCTGTCCCGCACCCGTATCGTCGGACCCCATGCGTTTGAGGGTGTACCCTACGTGATCTCCGGCGAAGACCAGCGCATCCTGATGGGCGCCGGCGAAAAAATCTACGCTCGCGGCGACTTCCGCGAACCGCTCGCCTCCTACGGCCTCTATCGCCCGGGCCCGGTGTATGCCGATCCCTACACCGGTGAAGATTTGGGCCAGCAGGCCCTGGATGTGGGCTCCGTGGATCTGCGTCAACTCGACCCGGACAGCGGTAACCGCGAATTCGCCGTGGCCACCCTGGACGTCACCCGCACCAGCCGCGATATCCGTCTCGAGGATCGCCTGCTGCCGGTGGAAGAGCGTTCCATTGCCGCCCTGTTCCAGCCCTCGGCGCCGGCGGTCCCCGTAGATGGTGTGATCCTGGGTGTGGAGGAAGGGGTAACCCAGATTGCCAAATACGACGTGGTTGCCATCAACCGCGGCTTGCGCGAAGGCCTGGATGCCGGCAGCGTACTGGCCATTTACAAGCGCGGTGCCACCGTGCGCGATCGCATCGCGCGCCAGAACGTCAAGCTGCCGGACGAGCGCGCCGGCCTGCTGATGGTGTTCCGCAGCTTCGAGAAAATGAGCCTGGGCCTGGTGCTGGAAGCGGATAAGCCGTTGGAAGTCATGGACCTGGTGCGCAACCCCTGA
- the def gene encoding peptide deformylase — MAKLEILEFPDPRLRKVAEPVSEVTDTHRALIDDMFETMYEAPGVGLAATQVNFHERIVVIDVSEDQSEPLVMVNPEVEVLDPEIHKYDEGCLSVPGFYETVQRPRKIRLKALDREGEAYALEAEGLLAVCIQHEIDHLDGKLFVDYISPLKRNRIRSKLEKAHRQKA, encoded by the coding sequence ATGGCCAAACTGGAAATCCTAGAATTCCCCGATCCCCGTCTGCGCAAGGTGGCGGAGCCAGTCTCTGAAGTGACGGATACGCACCGTGCACTGATCGACGATATGTTCGAGACGATGTATGAGGCGCCGGGCGTGGGCCTGGCGGCGACGCAGGTCAATTTTCACGAGCGCATTGTGGTAATCGATGTGTCGGAAGATCAGAGCGAGCCGCTGGTGATGGTCAATCCGGAAGTTGAGGTGCTGGATCCTGAGATCCACAAGTACGATGAGGGCTGTCTGTCGGTGCCGGGCTTTTACGAGACGGTACAGCGTCCGCGCAAGATCCGCCTGAAGGCGCTGGATCGCGAGGGCGAAGCCTATGCGCTGGAGGCCGAGGGTCTGCTGGCGGTGTGTATCCAGCACGAGATCGACCATCTCGATGGCAAGCTGTTTGTGGATTATATCTCGCCGCTCAAGCGCAACCGCATTCGCTCGAAGCTTGAGAAGGCTCACCGCCAGAAAGCTTGA
- the fmt gene encoding methionyl-tRNA formyltransferase, giving the protein MSLNIIFAGTPDFAAVHLQTLLDSEHNVIAVYSQPDRPAGRGKKLLASPVKQLALEHDIPVYQPLSLRDEAAQQDLAALNADLMVVVAYGLILPQVVLDTPRLGCVNVHASLLPRWRGAAPIQRAVEAGDAESGVAIMQMEAGLDTGPVLVEARTPIAGNETGGSLHDKLAQLGGPALLEALAQLEGGTANPQVQDDMLANYAGKISKEEARIDWTQPAAELERQVRAFNPFPVCWTEYRDGKGKPQRLRVYGARLEQGCHNDQPGTILSTDDEGILVTCGREALRLTQLQLPGKKSLPVAEILKGYRDLFRAGIQLGQIDE; this is encoded by the coding sequence ATGAGTCTGAACATCATCTTCGCCGGCACGCCCGACTTTGCCGCCGTCCACCTGCAAACCCTGCTCGACAGTGAACACAACGTGATCGCGGTCTACAGCCAGCCCGACCGCCCCGCCGGGCGCGGCAAGAAACTGCTGGCGAGTCCCGTGAAACAGCTGGCACTGGAACACGATATCCCGGTATATCAGCCACTTTCCCTGCGCGACGAAGCCGCGCAGCAGGACCTGGCGGCGCTGAACGCAGACCTGATGGTGGTGGTGGCCTACGGCCTGATTCTGCCGCAGGTGGTACTGGATACGCCGCGGCTCGGTTGTGTGAATGTGCATGCCTCTTTATTGCCGCGCTGGCGCGGGGCGGCGCCGATTCAGCGGGCGGTGGAGGCCGGCGATGCGGAGAGTGGCGTGGCGATCATGCAGATGGAGGCGGGGCTGGATACTGGCCCTGTGCTGGTGGAGGCGCGCACGCCGATCGCCGGCAATGAGACCGGCGGCAGTCTGCACGACAAGCTGGCGCAACTGGGCGGTCCGGCATTGCTGGAGGCACTCGCGCAACTGGAAGGCGGCACCGCTAATCCACAGGTACAGGACGATATGCTGGCGAACTACGCCGGCAAGATCAGCAAGGAAGAGGCGCGTATTGACTGGACGCAGCCGGCGGCAGAGCTCGAGCGCCAGGTGCGGGCGTTCAATCCATTTCCGGTGTGCTGGACGGAGTACCGGGACGGCAAAGGCAAGCCCCAGCGTCTGCGGGTCTATGGCGCGAGGCTGGAACAGGGCTGTCACAATGACCAACCCGGCACCATTCTGTCCACCGACGATGAGGGCATCCTGGTGACCTGTGGCCGCGAGGCGCTGCGCCTGACACAACTACAATTGCCGGGTAAGAAATCCCTGCCGGTGGCGGAAATCCTCAAGGGCTACCGCGACCTGTTCCGTGCCGGTATTCAGCTGGGGCAAATCGATGAATGA
- the rsmB gene encoding 16S rRNA (cytosine(967)-C(5))-methyltransferase RsmB, which yields MNDPRALAARVIARLQDDRGSLQRLLPWAEKQLGDDETSSATGGKNRALLRELCYGTARFAPRLELILAKLSRKPVKDDELAALMLVGLYQLEYTRIPDHAAIAATVEAARALKLGHATGVVNGVLRNALRNKEALTRKLSGNPQFSSAHPAWLQQAIKDAWGSEARTIFTANNENPPMTLRVNTGKISRDDYLEQLQDAGIPGEACELSAAGIVLQNAVAVARLPGFEDGHVSVQDQSAQLAAPLLDPQPGDKILDACAAPGGKTCHLLELQPDLNLTALDIEEERLDRVIENLERIGAGAELICADAAEPEHWWDGEQYDRILLDAPCSATGVIRRHPDIKLLRRPEDIPELAELQGRILRAMWRLLKPGGTLLYATCSILPEENSAQVARFVAETGDARDNTPELFNDLPWGLPQEAGIQLLPGIHTGDGFYYAKLEKTREA from the coding sequence ATGAATGATCCAAGAGCGCTGGCCGCACGCGTGATTGCGCGCCTCCAGGATGATCGCGGCTCCCTGCAGCGGCTGTTGCCATGGGCAGAAAAGCAGCTGGGGGACGATGAGACCAGTAGCGCTACAGGTGGAAAGAATCGCGCCCTGCTGCGCGAGCTGTGTTACGGCACCGCGCGCTTCGCGCCGCGGCTGGAACTGATCCTGGCCAAGCTGTCGCGCAAGCCGGTCAAGGACGACGAACTGGCGGCACTGATGCTGGTGGGGCTATACCAGCTGGAATACACCCGCATCCCCGATCACGCCGCCATCGCCGCCACCGTAGAGGCCGCACGCGCGTTGAAACTCGGCCACGCCACCGGGGTGGTCAATGGTGTGCTGCGCAACGCCCTACGCAATAAGGAAGCACTCACTCGCAAGCTCTCCGGCAATCCCCAGTTCAGCTCCGCCCACCCGGCGTGGCTGCAACAGGCGATCAAGGACGCCTGGGGCAGCGAAGCGCGTACCATCTTCACCGCCAACAACGAAAACCCGCCCATGACCCTGCGGGTCAACACCGGCAAAATCAGCCGCGACGACTATCTCGAACAGCTGCAAGACGCCGGTATCCCGGGTGAGGCCTGCGAACTCTCAGCCGCCGGCATCGTGCTCCAAAACGCCGTCGCCGTCGCCCGCCTGCCCGGGTTTGAAGACGGCCACGTCAGCGTCCAGGACCAGTCCGCGCAACTCGCCGCGCCACTGCTGGATCCACAACCGGGCGACAAAATCCTCGACGCCTGCGCCGCCCCCGGTGGCAAGACCTGTCACCTGCTGGAACTGCAACCGGACCTCAATCTCACCGCCCTCGACATCGAAGAAGAGCGCCTCGACCGCGTGATCGAAAACCTCGAGCGCATCGGTGCCGGCGCCGAACTCATCTGCGCCGATGCCGCAGAACCCGAACACTGGTGGGACGGCGAACAGTATGACCGCATCCTGCTGGACGCCCCCTGCTCCGCCACCGGCGTCATCCGCCGCCACCCGGACATCAAGCTGCTGCGCCGTCCCGAAGACATCCCCGAACTGGCCGAATTGCAGGGCCGCATATTGCGCGCCATGTGGCGCCTGTTGAAACCCGGCGGCACCCTGCTTTACGCAACCTGCTCCATACTGCCGGAAGAAAACAGCGCGCAGGTGGCGCGCTTCGTTGCGGAGACCGGGGATGCGCGCGACAATACGCCGGAATTGTTCAACGACCTGCCTTGGGGGTTACCACAGGAAGCGGGCATACAGCTGCTTCCCGGGATTCATACCGGTGACGGGTTTTATTACGCGAAGCTGGAAAAAACCCGAGAGGCATGA
- the trkA gene encoding Trk system potassium transporter TrkA, whose product MKIIILGAGQVGGSLAESLASERNDIILIDNDEKTLRELGDRIDIGVVHGHASHPDVLQEAGIEDADIVVAVTNNDETNMAACQIAHSLFRVTTKIARVRAAAYLQYPELFSTESIPIDVLISPEQIVSEYIARLIEHPGALQVLDFADGRVQLVAVRAVQGGPLVGHQLRYLREHMPKVDTRVAAIYRRNSPIIPQGSTVIEAGDEVFFIAARQDIRAVMSELRRLEQGYKRITIAGGGNIGLRLASRLENRYTVKVIEQNHDRCIFLSEELSNSIVLHGSASDQDLLLEENIEDTDVFLALTNDDEANIMASLLAKRLGTRKVMTLINNPAYVDLVQGGEIDIAISPQQNTIGSLLTHVRRGDMVNVHSLRRGAAEAIEVIAHGDNRTSKVVGKKIEDIDLPEGASIGAIVRESDGTSQVLIAHDDIVVETDDHVIVFLVDRRHTRHVEQLFQVGFSFF is encoded by the coding sequence ATGAAAATCATTATTCTCGGCGCCGGCCAGGTCGGCGGTTCTCTGGCGGAAAGCCTGGCCTCGGAACGCAACGACATCATTCTGATCGACAACGACGAGAAAACCCTGCGCGAACTGGGCGACCGGATCGACATCGGCGTCGTCCACGGTCACGCCTCCCACCCCGACGTACTCCAGGAAGCCGGCATCGAAGACGCCGACATCGTCGTCGCCGTCACCAACAACGACGAAACCAACATGGCCGCGTGCCAGATCGCCCACTCGCTGTTTCGCGTCACCACCAAAATCGCCCGCGTCCGCGCCGCCGCCTACCTGCAATACCCCGAACTGTTCTCCACCGAATCGATCCCCATCGACGTCCTCATCAGCCCCGAACAGATCGTCTCCGAATACATCGCCCGCCTGATTGAACACCCCGGCGCCCTGCAGGTACTCGACTTCGCCGATGGCCGCGTCCAGCTGGTCGCCGTGCGCGCCGTACAGGGCGGCCCTCTGGTCGGCCACCAACTGCGCTACCTGCGCGAACACATGCCCAAAGTCGACACTCGCGTCGCCGCCATTTATCGCCGCAACAGCCCCATTATTCCCCAGGGCTCCACCGTGATCGAAGCCGGCGACGAAGTCTTCTTTATTGCCGCCCGGCAGGACATCCGCGCCGTCATGAGCGAACTGCGCCGGCTGGAACAGGGCTACAAACGCATCACCATCGCCGGCGGCGGCAACATCGGCCTGCGCCTCGCCAGCCGGCTGGAAAACCGCTACACCGTCAAAGTGATCGAACAGAACCACGACCGCTGCATCTTCCTCTCGGAAGAACTGAGCAACAGCATCGTGCTGCACGGCAGCGCCTCGGATCAGGACCTGCTGCTGGAGGAAAACATCGAAGACACCGATGTATTCCTCGCGCTGACCAACGACGACGAAGCCAACATCATGGCCTCGCTCCTGGCCAAACGCCTCGGCACCCGCAAGGTCATGACCCTGATCAACAACCCCGCCTACGTCGACCTGGTGCAGGGGGGTGAAATCGACATTGCCATTTCCCCCCAGCAGAACACCATTGGCAGCCTACTCACCCATGTGCGCCGCGGAGACATGGTCAATGTACACTCCCTGCGCCGCGGTGCTGCCGAGGCCATCGAGGTCATCGCGCACGGCGATAACCGCACTTCCAAAGTGGTGGGTAAAAAAATCGAAGATATCGACCTGCCAGAAGGCGCATCGATCGGTGCCATTGTTCGCGAAAGCGACGGCACCAGCCAGGTACTGATCGCCCATGACGACATCGTGGTGGAAACCGATGACCACGTCATCGTATTTCTCGTCGACCGCCGCCACACCCGCCACGTGGAACAGCTGTTCCAGGTCGGCTTCAGTTTCTTCTGA
- a CDS encoding TrkH family potassium uptake protein, translating into MRPAVIARVFGILLTVFSLTLLPPIGVSLWYDDGTHIAFSVAFGITILTGLFMWLPVHDLKQDLRTRDGFVVTSLFWLILGSFGALPLIISTQPNLSVVDAIFESISGLTTTGATTITGLDTLPPAILYYRQQLQWFGGIGVIVIALAILPMLGIGGMQLYKAEIPGPVKDTKLTPRIAETARALFVIYIILTVLCGIGYWWAGMTVFDAVGHAFSTVANGGFSTHDASMGFYAHNHAIMAIAIIFMLTAGINFGLHFFAFSNRTLKHYWKDSEFRFYIWVTVVACFIIVGYLWATGTYNMQDSLLHGIFQVVSIGTTAGFGSESFAVWPAFLPYVLLLVGIMGACAGSTSGGIKAVRVMLIMKSGLRELNRLVHPNAVVPIKVNRKIVPDRVTDAVWGFFAVYILSFFVLTIAVMATGENFVTSFSTVASCLSNIGPALGDAASHYASVNEFAKCFLILAMLMGRLEIFTLLVLLTPAFWRH; encoded by the coding sequence ATGCGACCGGCAGTCATAGCGCGTGTTTTCGGTATTTTACTGACAGTGTTCAGCCTTACCCTGTTACCTCCCATCGGGGTTTCCCTGTGGTATGACGACGGCACCCATATCGCATTCAGCGTGGCGTTCGGCATCACCATTCTCACCGGGCTGTTTATGTGGCTGCCGGTGCATGACCTGAAACAAGACCTGCGCACCCGCGACGGCTTTGTGGTGACCTCCCTTTTCTGGCTGATTCTGGGCAGTTTCGGTGCCCTGCCGCTGATTATCTCCACCCAGCCCAACCTGAGCGTGGTGGACGCGATTTTCGAATCCATCTCCGGACTCACCACCACCGGCGCTACCACCATCACCGGCCTAGACACCCTGCCGCCCGCCATTCTTTATTACCGTCAGCAACTGCAATGGTTCGGGGGCATCGGTGTGATTGTCATCGCACTGGCGATCCTGCCCATGCTGGGGATCGGGGGCATGCAGCTGTACAAGGCAGAAATTCCGGGACCAGTGAAAGACACCAAGCTGACACCACGGATTGCGGAAACCGCGCGTGCGCTGTTCGTGATTTACATCATTCTTACCGTGTTGTGCGGTATCGGTTACTGGTGGGCCGGAATGACGGTATTTGATGCGGTCGGTCACGCATTTTCCACCGTCGCCAACGGCGGCTTTTCCACCCACGATGCCAGCATGGGGTTCTATGCCCACAATCATGCGATCATGGCGATCGCGATTATTTTCATGCTCACTGCAGGCATCAACTTCGGCCTGCACTTTTTCGCTTTCAGTAACAGAACCCTGAAGCACTACTGGAAGGATTCCGAGTTCCGTTTCTATATATGGGTGACGGTAGTCGCCTGTTTTATTATCGTCGGCTATCTGTGGGCGACCGGGACCTACAACATGCAGGACAGTCTGCTGCACGGCATCTTCCAGGTCGTATCCATCGGTACTACCGCTGGCTTTGGCTCCGAAAGCTTCGCCGTCTGGCCGGCTTTCCTGCCTTACGTCCTGTTACTGGTGGGCATCATGGGCGCCTGTGCCGGCTCTACGTCTGGTGGGATCAAGGCGGTGCGGGTGATGCTGATCATGAAATCCGGCTTGCGGGAACTGAACCGATTGGTGCACCCCAATGCGGTGGTGCCGATCAAGGTGAACCGCAAGATCGTCCCCGACCGGGTGACCGATGCGGTGTGGGGCTTTTTTGCGGTTTATATCCTGTCGTTTTTCGTGCTCACCATCGCGGTAATGGCCACTGGCGAAAATTTTGTTACCTCCTTCTCCACCGTGGCGTCCTGCCTGAGTAATATCGGTCCGGCGCTGGGGGACGCGGCATCCCACTATGCCAGCGTCAATGAGTTCGCCAAGTGTTTTCTGATTCTTGCGATGCTGATGGGGCGCCTGGAAATTTTCACACTACTGGTGCTGCTGACGCCCGCGTTCTGGCGACATTGA
- a CDS encoding CDP-alcohol phosphatidyltransferase family protein, with amino-acid sequence MSQASASRWRQIPNALSFLRLLLIPPIVYLSLHQYDGLALSLYIVVALSDYADGWLARRYHWQSRFGMILDPLADRIFVLSMIPLLWYLDTLGLLYGIVLGVRCLLQASVVPVVLLWLKRPFGIRAMWLQLFASVTAYIVLGLGFADEARYLWLPSTSGARFIFERTVGAMTFIGLLLEVAVLIRFAPRYLHVLQKRKNTFE; translated from the coding sequence ATGAGCCAGGCTTCGGCCAGCCGTTGGCGCCAGATTCCTAACGCGCTGTCGTTTCTGCGCCTCCTTTTGATTCCGCCTATCGTCTATCTTTCCCTGCACCAGTACGACGGGTTGGCGCTGAGCCTGTATATCGTGGTGGCACTGAGTGATTATGCGGACGGATGGCTGGCGCGACGTTATCACTGGCAAAGCCGCTTTGGCATGATTCTCGATCCACTGGCGGATCGGATCTTCGTACTCAGCATGATCCCGCTGCTGTGGTATCTGGATACCCTGGGACTGTTGTATGGAATTGTTCTCGGCGTGCGCTGCCTGCTGCAGGCGAGTGTGGTTCCGGTCGTGCTACTGTGGCTGAAACGCCCATTCGGTATCCGGGCAATGTGGCTGCAGCTGTTTGCATCAGTGACTGCATATATCGTGTTGGGGCTGGGGTTTGCCGATGAGGCGAGATATCTCTGGCTGCCATCCACATCCGGCGCGCGATTTATATTCGAGCGTACCGTGGGGGCGATGACATTTATCGGGCTGCTATTGGAGGTGGCGGTGTTGATTCGTTTTGCTCCGCGTTACCTTCATGTTCTGCAAAAAAGAAAAAACACATTTGAGTAG
- a CDS encoding lysophospholipid acyltransferase family protein yields MDIKGYLSAGALRLIGRLPLRWSRRLGGLVGYSAVCLRGESLRVSRINLAHCFPAMDPKEREKLARESVVNTAMTGFEVASLWRQPWSHAEDSIVRVRNQQLLTEGVKEGHGVLVLAPHIGNWEIFGQYLATVGPTTSLYAPPKIAALDPVIRAGRESTGAQLVPTNVRGVRALLKALKGGGIVGVLPDQEPEASGGEFAPFFGHPTLTMTLGFNLIQRTGCKVVFGFGKRVPDGYELVLLPAEQAIYSDEAKVSLAALNRGVEACIAEAPEQYQWEYKRFRRAPEGKTGIYRRN; encoded by the coding sequence TTGGATATCAAAGGGTACTTATCTGCAGGTGCGCTGAGGCTGATCGGCCGTCTGCCGCTGCGCTGGTCGCGCCGCCTGGGTGGTCTGGTGGGTTACAGCGCTGTATGTCTGCGTGGCGAGAGCCTGCGGGTCAGCCGTATCAATCTGGCGCACTGCTTCCCCGCAATGGATCCAAAAGAGCGGGAGAAGCTCGCCCGCGAGAGCGTGGTGAATACCGCCATGACCGGATTCGAGGTGGCCAGTCTGTGGCGCCAGCCCTGGAGCCACGCGGAAGACAGCATCGTGCGGGTACGCAACCAGCAGCTGCTCACCGAGGGGGTTAAAGAAGGCCACGGCGTGCTGGTACTGGCGCCACATATCGGCAACTGGGAGATTTTCGGCCAGTACCTGGCCACGGTCGGCCCCACCACCAGCCTGTACGCACCACCCAAAATTGCCGCGTTGGACCCGGTGATCCGCGCCGGTCGCGAATCCACCGGTGCCCAGCTGGTGCCTACCAATGTGCGCGGTGTGCGCGCGCTGCTTAAAGCCCTGAAGGGCGGTGGAATTGTCGGTGTGCTGCCGGACCAGGAACCGGAGGCCTCCGGCGGTGAGTTCGCGCCGTTTTTTGGTCATCCGACCCTGACCATGACCCTGGGATTCAATCTGATTCAGCGCACCGGCTGCAAGGTGGTATTCGGCTTCGGCAAACGGGTACCCGATGGGTATGAGTTGGTATTGTTGCCGGCGGAACAGGCGATCTACAGCGATGAGGCAAAGGTATCGCTGGCGGCCCTCAATCGCGGTGTGGAGGCCTGCATTGCCGAAGCGCCGGAACAGTATCAGTGGGAGTACAAGCGATTTCGCCGCGCGCCGGAGGGCAAGACCGGGATTTACCGCAGGAACTGA
- the glyQ gene encoding glycine--tRNA ligase subunit alpha, which produces MSEQQTSRSAPAQDLSTFQGLIFTLQEYWARQGCVILQPLDMEVGAGTFHPATFLRAIGPETWNAAYVQPCRRPTDGRYGENPNRLQHYYQYQVVMKPSPSNIQDLYLDSLRALGIDPGVHDIRFVEDNWESPTLGAWGLGWEVWLNGMEVTQFTYFQQVGGLECYPVTGEITYGIERIAMYLQGVESIYDLVWTRNPDGTPVTYGDVFHQNEVEMSHYNFEHADVEFLFATFDHCERDSQRLIELGLPLPAYEQVMKASHAFNLLDARHAISVTERQRYILRVRTLARAVAQAYFDARHALGFPMATEEARNAVLVQLEQSAAKAKPAKKEKK; this is translated from the coding sequence GTGTCCGAGCAACAAACCAGCCGTTCTGCCCCGGCGCAGGACCTGAGCACCTTTCAGGGATTGATTTTCACCCTGCAGGAATACTGGGCGCGCCAGGGGTGCGTCATTCTACAGCCTCTGGATATGGAAGTGGGCGCCGGCACCTTTCACCCGGCCACCTTCCTGCGCGCCATCGGCCCGGAAACCTGGAACGCCGCCTATGTGCAGCCCTGCCGCCGCCCCACCGACGGCCGCTATGGTGAAAACCCCAACCGCCTGCAGCACTACTATCAGTACCAGGTGGTGATGAAGCCGTCCCCGAGCAACATTCAGGACCTCTACCTGGACAGCCTGCGCGCCCTAGGGATCGATCCCGGCGTGCACGATATCCGCTTCGTGGAAGACAACTGGGAATCCCCCACCCTGGGCGCCTGGGGTCTCGGCTGGGAAGTATGGCTGAACGGCATGGAGGTGACCCAGTTCACCTACTTCCAGCAGGTGGGCGGCCTCGAATGCTACCCGGTGACCGGAGAAATCACCTACGGCATCGAGCGCATTGCCATGTACCTGCAGGGCGTTGAATCCATCTACGACCTGGTGTGGACCCGCAACCCGGACGGCACCCCGGTGACCTACGGCGACGTGTTCCACCAGAACGAAGTGGAGATGTCCCACTACAACTTTGAACACGCGGACGTGGAATTCCTGTTCGCGACCTTCGATCACTGCGAGCGCGACAGTCAGCGCCTGATCGAACTGGGTTTGCCGCTGCCGGCCTACGAACAGGTGATGAAAGCCTCTCACGCTTTCAACCTGCTGGACGCGCGCCACGCGATTTCCGTCACCGAGCGCCAGCGCTACATCCTGCGGGTACGCACCCTCGCCCGCGCCGTCGCCCAGGCCTATTTTGACGCGCGTCACGCTCTCGGCTTCCCGATGGCGACAGAAGAGGCCCGCAATGCCGTGCTCGTGCAACTGGAACAGTCCGCGGCCAAGGCAAAACCAGCGAAGAAGGAGAAGAAGTAA